The Pyxidicoccus sp. MSG2 DNA segment GCGTGTCCAGTGCCTTCCCGACGCGCAGGTCGACCACCTCGGACAGGCCCGCGCGAGCGAGGTTGGCGCGGGCCACCTCGGCGTGCTTCGGGTCCATCTCCAGCGTCACCAGCCGGCCGCCCGGAGGCAGGGCCCGCGCGAGCCAGATGGTGCTGTAGCCGCCCAGCGTGCCCACCTCGAGGATGTTGCGTGCGCCCTGGAGCCGCGCCAGCAGGTGCAGGAACTTGCCCTGGTTCGGAGCGACATGGATGGCGGGCAGTCCGGCCGCGTCGCTGGCCCGGAGCGCCTCCTCCAGCGCCTCGTCGTGCGGCGCGAGCTGGTCGGTGATGTAGCGGTCAACCGCTGTCCACTGTTGCTGAGACATGGCGCTCCTCCGGGTGGCGCCGACGCGGCGCATACGGAGGCAACAGTAACGACGGCCCCGAGGACTCAGGGACTGGAACGCCCCTGCTCCGAAGCGCACCTGATGCCTGCCAACACGCCCGGCGGAGCGCGCGTCACCCTCCGAACACCGTCTCCGCCGTGAGCCCCAGCAGCCCCGGGTACGTGAGCTGCCCGTGGTGGCCGATGATGTGCTGCTACACCGGCCCGCGCACCGTCAGCCCCAATGGCACACGGCCCACGGGATACGTCAGCCCGCCGCCCACGAGGACATCCGTGCGGCCCGGGTTGCCGTCCTGCTGCACGAGCCCGTTCCACCGCTCCGGTTGCTCGTTGGCCACGTCCGCGCCCTCCGCGAGCGCCGGCAGCGGGTCGAAGGACATGTCCGGGTGGCAGGTGTGGCACTGGGACTCGGGGACGCCGGGCTCGACGCCACGCTCGGTGGGCTGAGCTGTCCGTGCGGCGCGTCCGCCGAAGCCGCGGTGCGGGACGAAGCACATCCGGACACCACCAGCACCGCGCCGCTGATGAGGAGTGATTTCGTGAGACTCATGGGTGGAGCGGAGGATTCCCACTCCGAGGCGTGGCGCTACCCTCGAACGAGGTTGCGCATGACGAACCAGAGGTTGGCCGGACGCTCGGCCAGCCGGCGCATGAAATACGGGTACCAGTGCCGCCCATACGGAACGTAGATGCGCACCGGGTGCCCGTCCTTCACCAGCCGCTCCTGCAGGTCGCGCCGGATGCCATAGAGCATCTGGAACTCATACGCGTCGCGCGGCAGGTGCTGCTTCGCCGCGTACTCCCGCGTGGCGTCCACCATGCGCTCATCATGTGTCGCGATGCCGTGATACACGCCGCTGTCGAGCAGCACCTTCATGCAGCGCACGAAGTTGGCGTCCACGTCCGCCTTGTCGGGGAAGGCCACGTCCGGGCCCTCCAGGTACGCGCCCTTGCATAGCCGGATGCGCACCCGCTCCCTGCACAGGGCCTTCGCGTCCTCCTCCGTGCGCCGCAGGTAGCTCTGCAGCACCGCGCCCACGTGCGGCTCACCGAACTCCGCGTGCAACTCACGCACGATGTCCAGCGTCGCCTGCGTCACCGCGCTGTGCTCCATGTCGATGCGCACGAACGAGTCGCGCCGCGTCGCGTCCGCCACCACCTCGCGCGCGTTCCGCAGTGCCAGGGCGCTATCGATGAGCAGGCCGCACTGGGTCAGCTTCAGCGACACGTTGGCCTTCACCCCCGTCTGGTCGATGCGGGCCAGCAGGCGCTGGTACTGACTCACCTCGTCGCGCGTCTCCTCGGGCGTCTTCACCGCCTCGTTGAGGTGGTCGAAGGACGCCGTCAGCCCCCGTTCGTTGAGGGCCTTCACCGCGTCCACCGCCTCCTCCAGCGTCTCGCCGGCGATGAAGCGTGACGCCATCTTCCGGAAGGGGCGCAGGCGCGTGGCCAGGTCCTTCAGGTTCTCTTGCTTGGAGAGGAACAGCAGCGCGGAGCGGGACAGGTGGGCGGCGGCGGTGGTCATGGATGTCTGGCGATGCGGCGTCTTTCAGTCCGCGTGACTCAGGAGGAAGTCTCCGACGAAGTTATTGAAGGCATGCGCGTGGCTCATGTACGGCAGGTGGCTGGCCTCCCGGAGGACCTCCAGGTGGGCTCCGGGAATGAGCGTGGGCGCCCGGAGTTCCTGGAGCCGCGGCATGAAGTCCGCCGCCAGCACGCCGCGCAGGCGGCGCAGCAGCTCCCCCGCCACCAGCGGCCCCGGCCCGTCCAGCGGCAGGTGCGCGGTGCCCACCCGCCTCGCGCGGTGGTACAGCGCCGAACAGCGCCGCGCCCTTCTCGGCGAGGCGGAACACGGCCTGGCGCAGGCTGGCGAGCGAGGCTTCCACGGGGGAGAAAGATGGCGACGTCCCCGCGCGCCGCCACCCGGGCCCTTTCTGGAAGGCGTCCTGCCGGGCAGGCACCTGTCTCCTGAGACACCCTTCCGGACCCCACCTGGCAGGGCGGTGTGCTTTGGCGTGAGCAGGATTAATGGCAGGCTGAAGCCCTGCTCTGGTTGTCTGCTTCCTCTACAATGTCGAACGTTGGGTCATGAGCAATCCGTTCGACATCCTCATCGAGCAGCATCGGGAGCTGGAGGAATGCTTCGAGCGGCTGGCCTCTGACGCGGACTCCGAGGAGCAGCGTGCTCAAGTCTCTGAATTGCTGGAGTTGCTCCGGCTCCATTCCCGACTGGAGGAGCGCTGCTTCCATCCCCTGCTCATGCAGGTGGAAGGCCGCTCCCGGGCCCGGGAGGAGGCCGAAGACCACCTCGTCATGCGGGAGCTGATGGACGAATTGGAAGAACTTCCCCCCGGTCATCCCGAGTGGCAGGCACGCCTTTTCGCCCTCGAAGACCTGGTCGTGGCTCATTTCCAAGAAGAAGAGAGCGCCATGTTGCCAAGGTTGAGGATGGCGCTGGATGCGCAGCAACAGGATGATTTGAGGCGCGATTTATCGGCCACGCGCGAGGAACTGCTCGCGCGCGCGCACGTCTTCCACGTCCCCGGGCGTGGCCCCCTGCTGGAGACCCTCCGCTGGGATGGCTGAACCGGGGGTCCGAGCGCCGGGAAACAGGTGAGACCTGCGACAAAGGGGCCGGGCTCCGTTACTCAGTCACAACTTTTATCACTTCCTTTAGACAAATCCTAATTTGGAAGGTAAGGGTATGCCTGCATCACAAGACACCCCTCGTCTTCCATCAGCAACCCCCCTTCGTTTCCCCAGGTGAGGATTCAACGAATGTCCGTGGATAAAGCGTTTCGGGACATGATCCGCAACGAGATTGACGCGCAGCTCAAGCCCCTCCGCGACGTGGTGTCGCGCCTGGAGGCGGGCACGGCGGATCTGGATGCACTTCGCAACGTGGCCGAGCGGCTGGCCCCTCTGGCCGAGGTCGTGGGCCCCCTGTTCGGCGCGCAGGCGCCGGCTGGCAAGCCGGGCCGTCGTGGCCCTGGCCGTCCTCCGTCGCGCGCCGTGGTCGCCGCGCCGGCGGCCGGTGGCAAGCGCCGGGGCCGCAAGCCCGCGGCGGGCAACGAGGGCGCTCGCGAGTGCGCCATCAAGAACTGCGGCAAGCCCAGCCGCACCAAGGGCTACTGCGCGGCCCACTACCAGAAGCTGCGGATGCTGGAGAAGACCAACCGCCGCCCGTCCGCGTGGAAGGACTACGCCGACTCCAACAGCGTCGAGGACATCAAGCTGCCCCGTGGACGCGCCGCGTCCAAGGCGCTGGCAGCGGCCGCCCAGGCTGGAAACGCAGGCTAGCCTAGCGGCACGCTGCCCCGGCCCGGGCAGAATGTGACCGCGCCCCCGTCTACCGAGCTCCCATGTTGTCGGGAGGAGGTTCGGGGTATGCCCGTGCGAGAGAGACTTGCTCGCGGGGGCTCGCAGGAGCATGTATGCCCGGGCCCATGAACAAACGAGACCTGGAGCCTGGAATCATCACCGACCTGGCCGGAAGGACCACGTACGGTGACTATCTTCAGCTCGACCGGCTGCTGTCTGCGCAGGTGACGCGCTCGCAGCCTCCCCACCACGACGAGCTGCTGTTCATCATCCAGCACCAGACGAGCGAGCTGTGGATGAAGCTGCTCATCCACGAGCTGGGCGCATGCATCCGCTACGTGCAGGCGGACCGGCTGGAGCCCTCCTTCAAGATTTTCGCGCGCGTGGCCCACATCCAGCGGATGCTCTTCGAGCAGTGGAGCGTGCTGGAGACGCTCACGCCGAATGAGTACCTGGAGTTCCGGGACACGCTCGGCAGCGCGTCGGGGTTCCAGAGCTACCAGTACCGCGCGGTGGAGTTCCTGCTCGGCAACAAGGACCCGAATGCGCTGGGGCCCTTCAAGCACGTGCCCGCCGTCCATGCGGAGCTGGAGCGGCTCCTGGAGTCGCCCGGCCTGTATGACGAGTTCCTGCGGCACCTCTCGCGCGTGGGGCACAAGGTGCCGCAGAGCCACGTGCAGCGCGACTGGCGCCAGCCGTACGAGAAGAGCCCGGAGGTAGTGGAGGTATTCCGCCGCATCTACGAGGACCCCCACGCGCACTGGGATGCGTATGAGATGTGCGAGAAGCTGGTGGACACGGAGGAGCGGTTCCAGCTGTGGCGCTACCGTCACATGATGACGGTGATGCGCATCATCGGCTTCAAGCAGGGCACGGGCGGCTCGTCGGGCGTGGGCTTCCTGCGCAAGGCGTTGGACCTGCGCTTCTTCCCGGAGCTGTGGGACGTGCGCACGGAGCTGTCGCCGCCGTCGGCGCGGAACCGGGGGCCGTGAGGGGCTGGCCGGACGGCAGCCCTGCGTCCGGCCCGTGAAGCCTGCCCGCCTCGGCGCTGCTTCCTAACTTGAAGGGACTGACACCGTCTTCATTCCCTCACGGAAGGAGCGAACCATGGCCGAGCGCGAGACTCCCAAGAAGGACCCACGGCTTCCCCAGGATGAGACACCGCTCAAGCGCGAGGCGGGAGACCGTCCCCTCCCCACGCCAGGGCATATCGGCAACCTGCCGGATGACAGCCCCGGCCCCGGCAAGCCCGTGGTGTTTCCGCCGCATGAGCCCATCGACTGACAGGCAATGGGCATGAGCGGAGGGGCCCGGTTTCCGCCGGCCCCTCGCTCCTGTTACATCGGTTGGCCATGTCGGACCCGCGTGAGAGGGTCCGGGCATGAGCCTACCCCACAGGTTGTATACTCCGTCAATGACCCGGAAGCCCGCCACCTACGCCGATTTGGAAGCGCTCCCGCCCGACAAGATTGGGGAGCTCATTGGCGGTGTGTTGTATGCGAGCCCACGGCCCACGATGGGCCACAGCCGGGTCGCCACTCACCTTCACGGCGAGCTGTACGGCCCCTTCGCGCGGGGCCGCGGCGGTGGCCCGGGAGGCTGGCTCATCCGCTTCGAGCCGGAGCTGCACCTGGGGGACGACGTGCTCGTCCCGGACGTCACGGGTTGGCGGCGCGAGCGGGTGCCCAGCCTTCCAGACGGCCCCGCCGCCAGGATTGCTCCCGACTGGGTCTGCGAGGTGCTCTCCCCGTCCACCGCCGTGCTGGACCGCGACAAGAAGATGACCGTCTACGCGCGTGAGGGTGTGCGCCACGTCTGGCTCATCGACCCGAAGCCCCGCACCCTGGAGGTCTTCCGCCTCGAAGGGGCGCACTACCTGCGGCTCGCCACGTGGACGGGTGACACCACCGTCCGTGCCGAACCCTTCGACGCGCTCGCGCTGGAACTTCAACGCCTCTGGGAGGACTAGCGGGTTAGGCTGGCCACACCATGGCTGCCGAAGTCCCCCTGCTCTTCGACAAGGCCCACGTCCTCTGCTACCGCACCTTCGACATCGCCGAGGAAATCGACCTCGAGCGTGCGCGCAAGGCCATCACCGAGGACTCGCGCCGCCTGAAGCTGTCTCGCGAGAACAGTCAGTACATCCAGCTCCCCAATCCGCCCCTGGCCTATGAGCTGGGCCGCAAGCCGCTGGCCCTGCGTGATGGCCCCGTCACCGTGGATGCCACCGCGCGCCTGTTCGACCACGGCGCCGTCTCCATCATCCTCCGCGTCCCCGTCGTCCCCGGCACCACGGTGGAGCACCTCACGCGCGTGGCCGACGAGCTCTATGACAGCCAGGCGCTGGAGGACCTGGCACTGGAGCTCGTCGAGGGCGTGCGCCGCACCATTGCCCGCGCCGTGCAGAAGACGCACCTGTGGGACCAGAACGAGAGCTACACCGTCATCTTCGCGGAGAGCATCCGCGGCAACCCGAGCGCGGATGAGCTCTTCGCTCGCATGGACCTCGCCCGGCTGCTCCTGGGAGAGAACGGCGCCGTGCCGCTGTCCTCCGGCGAGAGCGAGTCCGTGACGAAGGCGCGCTTCAGCTACACCATCAACGACCTGGTCGTCATCGACTGGAACAGCGCCTTCGTCTACGAGCCGTCCGGCTCGGGGGACATCCCGGACCTGCTCGAAATCGCCAACGCGCAGCTGCTGGAGTTCCGCTACTACGACGAGCGGCTGGACGAGCACATCGCCCGCATCCACGACGAGGTGCAGGCCAAGCGCCACGAGTGGACCCGCCTCTTCCGCAGCCCGTATCGCACCCTGACGCGGCAGACGCTCACCACGCTGGTGGACCTCAACGAGTTCATCGAGCGCGTGGAGAACAGCCTCAAGGTCATCGGCGACTTCTACCTGGCCAAGGTCTACGAGGGCGCGGTGCGCCGCATGCGCATCCCCAACTGGCAGGACTCCGTCACGCGCAAGCAGGCGCTGCTCGCCCAGACGTATGCCCTGCTCAAGGGGGATGTCGACATTGACCGCTCGCACACGCTCGAGGTCGTCGTCATCCTGCTCATCGCGCTCGAAATCGTCTTCGCCTTCTTCCGGGTACTGGACCACTGAGGTCGAATCCACACCCTGTACCCTCGGACAGGGTGGGCCGGGTTTCGCGGATTCCCCGGACGTGGGAGACTGAGGCCCGAGGCAGGGTGCTGCAGGCCGTGCCGGGGGGAGTGGGGCATGAAGGTGCCCGAAAGCAGCCTGGTGGCCGCGGTGGACCGCATGTCGCGGGCCCTGGAGCGGCTTGCGGCGGCACCGCCCGTGGTGGCGGTGCTGGAGGAGCTCCTACGTCAAGCCGCGGCCACGCTGGGCGCGCCCGGCGCCTTCGTCTGCTGGTGGGGCGACGGGGGACGGTTGCGCACGCTCGTCACGCCCGGAGTGGGTGAGGACGCGGCGGCCATCTGCGCGCAGCGGCTGCTGGCGAATGCGCCGGGGCCCTCGGAGACGCCGGAGCCGTACATCGCGGAGGACCTGGCGCGAGACGCGCTGCTGGCGGACGAGCCCGAGGCGGTGCGGGGGTTGGACGCGGGCTCGCTGCTGTCGTTCCCCATCTTCTTCTCGTCGGGGCGGGGCGCGGCCGGCGTGCTGGCGGTGCTCTTCCGCGAGGCGCGGCGGCCGTCCGAGGAGGACGTGAAGCGTTTCGGCCTCTACGCGCGGCTGGCGGGGCTGGCGCTGGAGCGTGAGCGCATGGCCGAGACGACGCGCCAGTCGGTGCTGCACGCGCGCGCGGAGGTGGAGGAGACGGAGGTGCTGCGCCTCAGCCGCTTCCAGGCGGTGACGGAGGCCTTCGGCCGCGCGCTCACCCGCGACGAGGTGGCGCGCGTGGTGCTGGACCTGGGCCTGCCCGCGGTGGGCGCGGCGAATGGCATGGTGCACCTGGTGGACGCGGGCGGGACGGCGGTGGAGCTGACGGCGTCGGTGGGCATTCCGGACGAGCTGGTGGCCCCCATGCGCGTGCTGCCGAAGGGGGGCAGGGATTTGCCGGGCTACGAGGCGGTGCGCACGGGCGCGCCGGTGTGGCTGGAGGGGCCGGAGGAGGTGCGGGCGCGCTACCCGCGTCTGTCGGCGCTGGTGGCCTCTGGGCGGGCGCGCTCGCTGGTGCTGCTGCCGCTGTTCGTGGAGGGGCGCATCTTCGGGACGCTGGGCTTCGGCTTCGCGGAGGCGAAGCGCTTCTCCGCGCTGGAGCGGACGTCGATTGCCGGACTGGCGCGGCAGTGTGGGCAGGCGCTGGAGCGCTCCCGGCTGTACGAGCGCGAGCGCACCGCGCGGCTCCAGGCGGAGGCGGCCGGGCAGCGGCTGCGGTTGCTCGCGGATGCGAGTGCCCTGGTGGCAGGCTCGATGGAGTGGGAGGAGACGGTGGCGGGCGTGGCGCGGCTGGCGCTGGGCAGCTTCGCGGACGGGTGCACGGTGGACTCGTTCGAGGAGGGCGTGGTGCGGCGGCTGGCGGTGCTGCCCCCGGACCCGTTGAAGGCTCCGGAGGGGGTGCGGACTTCGCCGGAGCGAGGAGAGCCGTGGCATGCGTCGCTGCTGGCGGAGGTGCTGGCCACGGGGCGCTCGCGGATGATGACGCGCTCGGCGGGGATGGCCGTGGGCGGAAGGGCGGAGCTGTCCGAAATGGGGGCCGCGGAGCACCCCCGGGCGATGGCCTCGGGGGCACGCAACCATGACGTGCCCCATGACGTGCCCCATGATGGGCAGCGAGGTGAGTCGACGGGCGCACTGGCGAAGGTCCTGGTGATGCACGTGGAGCCTTCGCGGCAGACGGAGGGCGCCCAGGCGCCCGAGGTGGGCTCGCTCATCGTGACGCCGCTCGTCGCGCGCCATCGCACGCTCGGCGCACTGACCTTCGTGCGGAGCGAGGCCCGCGCGCCCTTCGACGACGCGGACCTCTCGCTCGCGGAAGAGTTGGCGGGCCGCGCGGCATTGGCCATCGACAACGCGCGCCTGCTGCGCAAGGCCCGCGCGGCGGAGGAGGAGAGCCGGCGCAGCGCCGCGCGGCTCCACGTGCTGGTGCAGGTCAGCCAGCTCATCGCGGAGGCCGGGCTGGATTTGACCAGCGTGCTCGACGTGCTGGCCCGCAAGGTGTCGGAGGCCATCGGCGACGCGTGCGTGCTCCAGCTCCTCGCCGCGGACAAGGAGCACCTGGACGTGGTGTCCGTCCACCATCCGAATCCGGGGGCCCGCGCGGTGCTGGAGGACTCGCTGCACCGCTTCCCCGCGAGGCTCGGAGAGGGGCTGTCGGGCCGCGTGGCCGCCAGCGGGCAGACGCTCTTCGTGCCCCGGCTGAACGCGGAGGAGCTGCATGGCGAGCAGGTTCCCGAGGGCGTGTCCTTCCTGGAGCGCTACGGCCCGCAGAGCGTCATCGTCGTCCCCCTGGGCGTGCGAGGCCGCGTGCTGGGCACGCTGGGCGTCATGCGTGAAGCGCAGGGGCGCGAGTACACCGTGGAGGAGCGCGCCCTGCTGGAGAGCCTCGCGGCGCGCGCGGCGCTCGCCATCGAGGACGCGCGCCTGTACGGCGCGGCCACGCAGGCGGTGAAGGCGCGCGATGAGCTGCTGTCGGTGGCGGGCCACGAGCTGAAGTCCCCGCTCAACGCGCTCCAGCTCCAAATCCATCTGCTCGCGCGCATGGCGAAGGAGGCCATGGCGGCGAACGGGCTGGCGGAGCGCGCGGAGAAGGCGGCGCGCGCGAGCCAGCGGCTGGGCCTGCTCATCGACGACCTGATGGACGTGTCGCGCATCAGCTCCGGGCGGTTGAACCTTCAGCTCGAGGAGGTGGACCTCGCGGCCCTCACGCGTGAGCTGGTGGCGCGCATGTCCGAGGAGCTGGCCCGCGCCGGCAGCGAGGTGCGGCTGTCCGTGGACACGGCGGTGACGGGCCGGTGGGACCGGCTGCGCCTGGAGCAGGTGCTCGTCAACCTGTTGTCCAACGCGGCCAAGTACGGCGCGGGCCGTCCGGTGCAGGTGACGGTGGACCTGCAGGGGCCGGTGGCGCGGCTCGCCGTGAGGGACCAGGGCATCGGCGTCGCGCCCGAAGAGCAGGAGCGCATCTTCGAGCGCTTCGAGCGCTCCGCCTCGGTGCAGCACTTCAAGGGGCTGGGCCTGGGGCTCTGGATTACCCGCCGCATCGTCGAGGCCCACGGCGGCTGCATCCGCCTGGAGAGCCAGCCGGGCGAGGGTTCCACCTTCACCGTGGAGCTGCCCCTGGGGACGTGACGCCCGCGCTTCACCGCCCGCCCCACCGCGTGCCTCCTGGACAGCCCGGGCCCCCTGCGCTCTGTTGCCGCGGACATGACGCACGCACGCCTCCGTCTGACGCTGCTCACCCTCGTGCTGGGGGCGCTCTCCCTCGGGTGCCGCCACGCTCCCGAGGACCGGCCTGGCTCCGACGACGACAGGGACGGCGTGCTCAACGCGGACGACGCCTGCCCGGAAGCGCGGGGCGCCTCCGCCACGCGCGGCTGCCCGCCGAAGGACACGGACGGAGACGGCGTGGACGACTCCGTCGACAAGTGCGCGCGCCTCGCCGGCCCCGCCTCCCGCGAGGGCTGCCCCGTGCGCGACGGGGACGGGGATGGCGTGGAGGACGCGCGCGATTCGTGCCCTCGCGTCGTCGGCGTGCTGGAGCGCCAGGGCTGCCCGGTGGAGGACCTGGACCGGGATGGCCTGGAGGGCGCGGCGGACCGGTGCCCGGAGGAGGCTGGCCCCGCCGTCCGCGACGGCTGCCCCGAGGACGACGCGGACCACGACGGCGTCCCGGATGAGAGCGACGCCTGCCCCGAGCAGGAGGGCTTCGCCTCGCTGCGCGGCTGCCCCGAGCGCGACGCGGACGGGGACTCCGTGGCGGACCACCGTGACAACTGCCCTCGCGAGCGGGGCGCCGCGGACAACCAGGGCTGTCCGTCCAAGCAGAAGCAGCTCGTCCTCATCCGGCAGGACCGGCTGGAGCTGCGCGAGCGCCTGGTCTTCGACTCCGGCACGGCGACCCTCCAGCCGCGCTCGTTTCCGCTGCTGGACAACGTGGCCCGCGTGCTCCTGGCGCACCCGGAGCTGACCCCCGTCGTCGTGGCGAGCCACACCGACAACCGCGGCGACCCGGACGTCAGCCGCGCCCTGTCCCAGTCCCGGGCGGAGGCCGTGCGCGCGTACCTCGTGGCGCAGGGCGTGCCCGCGGACCGGCTCGAC contains these protein-coding regions:
- a CDS encoding O-methyltransferase, translated to MSQQQWTAVDRYITDQLAPHDEALEEALRASDAAGLPAIHVAPNQGKFLHLLARLQGARNILEVGTLGGYSTIWLARALPPGGRLVTLEMDPKHAEVARANLARAGLSEVVDLRVGKALDTLPLIAAEKRGPFDVVFIDADKRSNPDYFQWALKLTRKGSLIIIDNVVRNGAVVDATSTDPNIQGVRRLYEMLAAEPRVSTTAVQTVGSKGYDGFAMALVTGDV
- a CDS encoding proline dehydrogenase family protein translates to MTTAAAHLSRSALLFLSKQENLKDLATRLRPFRKMASRFIAGETLEEAVDAVKALNERGLTASFDHLNEAVKTPEETRDEVSQYQRLLARIDQTGVKANVSLKLTQCGLLIDSALALRNAREVVADATRRDSFVRIDMEHSAVTQATLDIVRELHAEFGEPHVGAVLQSYLRRTEEDAKALCRERVRIRLCKGAYLEGPDVAFPDKADVDANFVRCMKVLLDSGVYHGIATHDERMVDATREYAAKQHLPRDAYEFQMLYGIRRDLQERLVKDGHPVRIYVPYGRHWYPYFMRRLAERPANLWFVMRNLVRG
- a CDS encoding alpha/beta fold hydrolase, with protein sequence MGTAHLPLDGPGPLVAGELLRRLRGVLAADFMPRLQELRAPTLIPGAHLEVLREASHLPYMSHAHAFNNFVGDFLLSHAD
- a CDS encoding hemerythrin domain-containing protein, whose product is MSNPFDILIEQHRELEECFERLASDADSEEQRAQVSELLELLRLHSRLEERCFHPLLMQVEGRSRAREEAEDHLVMRELMDELEELPPGHPEWQARLFALEDLVVAHFQEEESAMLPRLRMALDAQQQDDLRRDLSATREELLARAHVFHVPGRGPLLETLRWDG
- a CDS encoding cell wall protein, which produces MSVDKAFRDMIRNEIDAQLKPLRDVVSRLEAGTADLDALRNVAERLAPLAEVVGPLFGAQAPAGKPGRRGPGRPPSRAVVAAPAAGGKRRGRKPAAGNEGARECAIKNCGKPSRTKGYCAAHYQKLRMLEKTNRRPSAWKDYADSNSVEDIKLPRGRAASKALAAAAQAGNAG
- a CDS encoding tryptophan 2,3-dioxygenase, with the translated sequence MPGPMNKRDLEPGIITDLAGRTTYGDYLQLDRLLSAQVTRSQPPHHDELLFIIQHQTSELWMKLLIHELGACIRYVQADRLEPSFKIFARVAHIQRMLFEQWSVLETLTPNEYLEFRDTLGSASGFQSYQYRAVEFLLGNKDPNALGPFKHVPAVHAELERLLESPGLYDEFLRHLSRVGHKVPQSHVQRDWRQPYEKSPEVVEVFRRIYEDPHAHWDAYEMCEKLVDTEERFQLWRYRHMMTVMRIIGFKQGTGGSSGVGFLRKALDLRFFPELWDVRTELSPPSARNRGP
- a CDS encoding Uma2 family endonuclease, whose amino-acid sequence is MTRKPATYADLEALPPDKIGELIGGVLYASPRPTMGHSRVATHLHGELYGPFARGRGGGPGGWLIRFEPELHLGDDVLVPDVTGWRRERVPSLPDGPAARIAPDWVCEVLSPSTAVLDRDKKMTVYAREGVRHVWLIDPKPRTLEVFRLEGAHYLRLATWTGDTTVRAEPFDALALELQRLWED
- a CDS encoding GAF domain-containing protein, with amino-acid sequence MKVPESSLVAAVDRMSRALERLAAAPPVVAVLEELLRQAAATLGAPGAFVCWWGDGGRLRTLVTPGVGEDAAAICAQRLLANAPGPSETPEPYIAEDLARDALLADEPEAVRGLDAGSLLSFPIFFSSGRGAAGVLAVLFREARRPSEEDVKRFGLYARLAGLALERERMAETTRQSVLHARAEVEETEVLRLSRFQAVTEAFGRALTRDEVARVVLDLGLPAVGAANGMVHLVDAGGTAVELTASVGIPDELVAPMRVLPKGGRDLPGYEAVRTGAPVWLEGPEEVRARYPRLSALVASGRARSLVLLPLFVEGRIFGTLGFGFAEAKRFSALERTSIAGLARQCGQALERSRLYERERTARLQAEAAGQRLRLLADASALVAGSMEWEETVAGVARLALGSFADGCTVDSFEEGVVRRLAVLPPDPLKAPEGVRTSPERGEPWHASLLAEVLATGRSRMMTRSAGMAVGGRAELSEMGAAEHPRAMASGARNHDVPHDVPHDGQRGESTGALAKVLVMHVEPSRQTEGAQAPEVGSLIVTPLVARHRTLGALTFVRSEARAPFDDADLSLAEELAGRAALAIDNARLLRKARAAEEESRRSAARLHVLVQVSQLIAEAGLDLTSVLDVLARKVSEAIGDACVLQLLAADKEHLDVVSVHHPNPGARAVLEDSLHRFPARLGEGLSGRVAASGQTLFVPRLNAEELHGEQVPEGVSFLERYGPQSVIVVPLGVRGRVLGTLGVMREAQGREYTVEERALLESLAARAALAIEDARLYGAATQAVKARDELLSVAGHELKSPLNALQLQIHLLARMAKEAMAANGLAERAEKAARASQRLGLLIDDLMDVSRISSGRLNLQLEEVDLAALTRELVARMSEELARAGSEVRLSVDTAVTGRWDRLRLEQVLVNLLSNAAKYGAGRPVQVTVDLQGPVARLAVRDQGIGVAPEEQERIFERFERSASVQHFKGLGLGLWITRRIVEAHGGCIRLESQPGEGSTFTVELPLGT
- a CDS encoding OmpA family protein, coding for MTHARLRLTLLTLVLGALSLGCRHAPEDRPGSDDDRDGVLNADDACPEARGASATRGCPPKDTDGDGVDDSVDKCARLAGPASREGCPVRDGDGDGVEDARDSCPRVVGVLERQGCPVEDLDRDGLEGAADRCPEEAGPAVRDGCPEDDADHDGVPDESDACPEQEGFASLRGCPERDADGDSVADHRDNCPRERGAADNQGCPSKQKQLVLIRQDRLELRERLVFDSGTATLQPRSFPLLDNVARVLLAHPELTPVVVASHTDNRGDPDVSRALSQSRAEAVRAYLVAQGVPADRLDAQGHGADRPIASNETSQGREANRRVELLLPAPGPHSKSPRR